A single genomic interval of Cupriavidus sp. MP-37 harbors:
- a CDS encoding thioesterase family protein, with amino-acid sequence MSDVFRNTVQVRFKHCDAAGIVFYPRYFEMLNDLIEDWFGEALGWPFDAMHGEGRAGVPTAELECRFLSPSRLGEVLTRELRVLKLGQSSFTLAVRFAGPHDDTRMEVTQRLVCVDTGAIAPQPLPEAVREAMARYLVAAA; translated from the coding sequence ATGAGCGACGTGTTCCGCAACACCGTGCAGGTGCGCTTCAAGCACTGCGACGCGGCCGGCATCGTGTTCTACCCGCGCTACTTCGAGATGCTCAACGACCTGATCGAGGACTGGTTCGGCGAGGCGCTGGGCTGGCCGTTCGATGCCATGCATGGCGAGGGCCGCGCCGGCGTGCCCACGGCCGAGCTGGAGTGCCGCTTCCTGTCGCCGAGCCGGCTGGGCGAGGTGCTGACGCGCGAATTGCGGGTGCTGAAGTTGGGCCAGTCCAGCTTCACGCTGGCGGTCCGCTTTGCCGGCCCGCATGACGATACCCGCATGGAAGTGACGCAACGGCTGGTCTGTGTCGATACCGGCGCGATCGCCCCCCAGCCGCTGCCCGAAGCCGTGCGCGAGGCCATGGCGCGCTATCTGGTCGCCGCGGCCTGA
- a CDS encoding RidA family protein, with amino-acid sequence MKILQPPDWAPPRGYANGMMTEMQAGSRLLFISGQIGWNSQCEFETDDFGLQVAQTLRNVVAVLAAGDARPEHIVRMTWYVKDKAEYVGAYGAIGEHYRAIIGRHFPAMTAVEVADLVEPRAKVEIEVTAVVPPPR; translated from the coding sequence ATGAAGATCCTGCAGCCGCCCGACTGGGCGCCGCCGCGCGGCTACGCCAACGGCATGATGACCGAGATGCAGGCCGGCAGCCGCCTGCTGTTCATCAGCGGCCAGATCGGCTGGAACAGCCAGTGCGAATTCGAGACCGACGACTTCGGCCTGCAGGTGGCGCAGACGTTGCGCAACGTCGTGGCGGTGCTGGCCGCCGGCGATGCGCGGCCCGAACATATCGTGCGCATGACCTGGTATGTGAAGGACAAGGCCGAATATGTCGGCGCCTATGGGGCGATCGGCGAACATTACCGGGCCATCATCGGCCGTCACTTCCCGGCGATGACCGCGGTCGAGGTCGCGGACCTGGTCGAGCCGCGCGCCAAGGTGGAAATCGAGGTCACGGCGGTGGTGCCGCCGCCGCGATAA
- the carA gene encoding glutamine-hydrolyzing carbamoyl-phosphate synthase small subunit, whose amino-acid sequence MLPSFPSAILALADGTVFRGYSIGASGHTIGEVVFNTAITGYQEILTDPSYSRQIVTLTYPHIGNYGVNPEDVEATKVHAAGLIIKDLPILASNFRKEHTLAHYLKQEKVVAIAGIDTRKLTRILREKGAQNGCILAGEDNVQKAIDLARSFPGLAGMDLAKVVSVKEPYEWTQSEWKLGEGYGKQQQPQFHVVAYDYGVKYNILRMLAERGCKVTVLPAQASAADALALNPDGVFLSNGPGDPEPCDYAIAATREFIARGIPTFGICLGHQIMALAVGAKTLKMKFGHHGANHPVKDLDDGRVVITSQNHGFAVDADTLPANVRVTHKSLFDGSLQGFALTDKPAFCFQGHPEASPGPNDVAYLFDRFIELMTDARK is encoded by the coding sequence GTGTTACCGTCTTTTCCGTCCGCCATTCTCGCGCTAGCAGACGGCACGGTCTTTCGTGGCTATTCCATTGGCGCTTCCGGCCATACCATCGGCGAAGTGGTGTTCAACACCGCCATCACCGGTTACCAGGAAATCCTCACCGACCCCAGCTACTCGCGGCAGATCGTCACGCTGACGTATCCGCATATCGGTAACTACGGGGTCAATCCTGAGGATGTCGAAGCCACGAAAGTCCACGCCGCCGGCCTGATCATTAAGGATCTTCCTATCCTGGCGTCCAACTTCCGCAAGGAACACACCCTGGCCCATTACCTGAAGCAGGAAAAGGTGGTGGCCATCGCCGGCATCGATACGCGCAAGCTGACGCGTATTCTGCGCGAGAAGGGCGCCCAGAACGGCTGCATCCTGGCCGGCGAGGACAACGTCCAGAAGGCCATCGACCTGGCCCGCTCGTTCCCCGGCCTGGCCGGCATGGACCTGGCCAAGGTGGTGTCGGTCAAGGAACCGTACGAATGGACCCAGTCCGAATGGAAGCTGGGCGAGGGCTACGGCAAGCAGCAGCAGCCGCAGTTCCATGTGGTCGCCTATGACTACGGCGTCAAGTACAACATCCTGCGCATGCTGGCCGAGCGCGGCTGCAAGGTCACGGTGCTGCCGGCGCAGGCCAGCGCGGCCGACGCGCTGGCGCTGAATCCGGACGGCGTGTTCCTGTCCAACGGCCCCGGCGACCCCGAGCCGTGCGACTACGCCATCGCCGCCACGCGCGAGTTCATCGCGCGCGGCATCCCGACCTTCGGCATCTGCCTGGGCCACCAGATCATGGCCCTGGCGGTCGGCGCCAAGACCCTGAAGATGAAGTTCGGCCACCACGGCGCCAACCATCCGGTCAAGGACCTGGACGACGGCCGCGTGGTGATCACGTCGCAGAACCACGGCTTCGCGGTCGACGCCGACACGCTGCCGGCGAACGTGCGCGTCACCCACAAGTCGCTGTTCGACGGCTCGCTGCAGGGTTTCGCGCTGACCGACAAGCCGGCGTTCTGCTTCCAGGGCCACCCGGAAGCCTCGCCCGGCCCGAACGACGTGGCGTACTTGTTCGACCGCTTCATCGAGCTGATGACCGACGCGCGCAAGTAA
- the leuE gene encoding leucine efflux protein LeuE, with amino-acid sequence MNAFMHTAFGITDFWTYVLGTIFIVLLPGPNSMYVLSVAAQRGVRAGYKGACGVFLGDAVLMVLSAAGVASLLKASPALFYVVKYVGAAYLAWIGFNMLRGALRSWAARGDAAGAAVPAATPDQSDPFRKALLISLLNPKAILFFISFFIQFVDPAFAYPVLSFGVLGLVCQICSFAYLTTIIFVGAKLAEAFRRRRRLSAGMASGVGAMFIGFGAKLATATMN; translated from the coding sequence ATGAACGCCTTCATGCATACCGCTTTCGGCATCACCGATTTCTGGACCTATGTGCTGGGCACGATCTTTATCGTGCTGCTGCCGGGCCCGAATTCGATGTACGTGCTGTCGGTGGCGGCGCAGCGCGGCGTGCGCGCCGGCTACAAGGGCGCGTGCGGGGTGTTCCTGGGCGACGCGGTGCTGATGGTGCTGTCGGCGGCGGGCGTGGCCTCGCTGCTCAAGGCCAGCCCGGCGCTGTTCTACGTGGTGAAGTACGTCGGCGCGGCCTACCTGGCGTGGATCGGCTTCAACATGCTGCGCGGCGCGCTGCGCAGCTGGGCCGCGCGCGGCGATGCCGCCGGCGCGGCGGTGCCTGCGGCCACGCCGGACCAGTCCGACCCGTTCCGCAAGGCGTTGCTGATCAGCCTGCTGAACCCCAAGGCGATCCTGTTCTTCATCTCGTTCTTCATCCAGTTCGTCGACCCGGCCTTCGCCTACCCGGTGCTGTCGTTCGGCGTGCTGGGGCTGGTGTGCCAGATCTGCAGCTTTGCCTACCTGACCACGATCATCTTCGTGGGCGCGAAGCTGGCCGAGGCGTTCCGGCGCCGCCGCCGGCTGTCGGCCGGCATGGCCAGCGGGGTAGGGGCGATGTTCATCGGCTTCGGCGCCAAGCTGGCCACGGCCACGATGAACTGA
- the carB gene encoding carbamoyl-phosphate synthase large subunit: protein MPKRTDIKSILIIGAGPIIIGQACEFDYSGAQACKALREEGFKVILVNSNPATIMTDPATADVTYIEPITWEVVERIIEKERPDAILPTMGGQTALNCALDLHRHGVLDKYKVELIGASPQAIDKAEDRQKFKDAMTKIGLGSAKSGIAHSMDEAVAVQARIAQETGTSGYPIVIRPSFTLGGTGGGIAYNREEFEEICKRGLDLSPTRELLIEESLLGWKEYEMEVVRDKQDNCIIICSIENLDPMGIHTGDSITVAPAQTLTDKEYQILRNASLAVLREIGVDTGGSNVQFSINPKDGRMIVIEMNPRVSRSSALASKATGFPIAKVAAKLAVGYTLDELKNEITGGATPASFEPSIDYVVTKVPRFAFEKFPQADSHLTTQMKSVGEVMAMGRTFQESFQKALRGLEVGVDGLDEKSTDRDEIVEEIGEPGPDRIWYVGDAFRLGMSLEEVYHETAIDPWFLAQIEDIVRTEGLVKSRTLDSLSTAELRFLKQKGFSDRRLARLLKTDAKAVRAARIAQNVRPVYKRVDTCAAEFATNTAYMYSTYEAEHGECEAAPTDKKKIMVLGGGPNRIGQGIEFDYCCVHAALALREDGYETIMVNCNPETVSTDYDTSDRLYFEPLTLEDVLEIVDKEKPVGVIVQYGGQTPLKLALDLERNGVPIIGTSPDMIDAAEDRERFQKLLQDLGLRQPPNRTARAEDEALRLAEEIGYPLVVRPSYVLGGRAMEIVHEPRDLERYMREAVKVSNDSPVLLDRFLNDAIECDVDALCDGKRVFIGGVMEHIEQAGVHSGDSACSLPPYSLSAETVAELKRQTAAMAKALNVVGLMNVQFAIQQNNGVDTVYVLEVNPRASRTVPYVSKATGMQLAKIAARCMAGQSLDAQGVGDEVIPPYYSVKEAVFPFNKFPGVDPVLGPEMRSTGEVMGVGKSFGEALFKSQLAAGSRLPEKGAVLITVKDSDKPRAVAVARMLHDMGYPIVATRGTASAIEAAGIPVKVVNKVKDGRPHIVDMIKNGELALVFTTVDETRGAIADSRSIRISALAHRIPYYTTIAGARAAVEGLKHMQSLEVYDLQGLHASLA, encoded by the coding sequence ATGCCAAAACGCACAGACATCAAGAGCATCCTGATCATCGGCGCGGGCCCCATCATCATCGGCCAGGCGTGCGAGTTCGACTATTCCGGCGCCCAGGCCTGCAAGGCCCTGCGCGAGGAAGGCTTCAAGGTCATCCTGGTCAACTCCAACCCGGCGACCATCATGACCGACCCGGCCACGGCCGATGTGACCTACATCGAGCCGATCACCTGGGAAGTGGTCGAGCGCATCATCGAGAAGGAGCGTCCGGATGCGATCCTGCCGACCATGGGCGGCCAGACCGCGCTGAACTGCGCGCTGGACCTGCATCGCCATGGCGTGCTGGACAAGTACAAGGTGGAACTGATCGGCGCGTCGCCCCAGGCCATCGACAAGGCCGAGGACCGCCAGAAGTTCAAGGACGCGATGACCAAGATCGGCCTGGGCTCGGCCAAGTCCGGCATCGCCCACTCGATGGACGAGGCCGTGGCCGTGCAGGCCCGCATCGCCCAGGAGACCGGCACCAGCGGCTACCCGATCGTGATCCGCCCGTCGTTCACGCTGGGCGGCACCGGCGGCGGCATCGCCTACAACCGCGAAGAATTCGAAGAGATCTGCAAGCGCGGCCTGGACCTGTCGCCCACGCGCGAGCTGCTGATCGAGGAATCGCTGCTGGGCTGGAAAGAGTATGAGATGGAAGTGGTCCGCGACAAGCAGGACAACTGCATCATCATCTGCTCGATCGAAAACCTGGATCCGATGGGCATCCACACCGGCGACTCGATCACCGTGGCGCCGGCGCAGACTCTGACCGACAAGGAATACCAGATCCTGCGCAACGCCTCGCTGGCGGTGCTGCGCGAGATCGGCGTCGACACCGGCGGCTCCAACGTGCAGTTCTCCATCAACCCGAAGGACGGTCGCATGATCGTCATCGAGATGAACCCGCGCGTGTCGCGTTCGTCGGCGCTGGCGTCCAAGGCCACCGGCTTCCCGATCGCCAAGGTCGCGGCCAAGCTGGCGGTCGGCTACACGCTGGACGAGCTGAAGAACGAGATCACCGGCGGCGCCACCCCGGCGTCGTTCGAGCCCTCGATCGACTACGTCGTCACCAAGGTGCCGCGCTTCGCCTTCGAGAAATTCCCGCAGGCCGACAGCCACCTGACCACCCAGATGAAGTCGGTGGGCGAAGTGATGGCGATGGGCCGCACCTTCCAGGAATCGTTCCAGAAGGCTTTGCGCGGGCTGGAAGTGGGCGTCGACGGCCTGGACGAGAAGTCCACCGACCGCGACGAGATCGTCGAGGAGATCGGCGAGCCCGGCCCGGACCGCATCTGGTACGTGGGCGACGCGTTCCGCCTCGGCATGTCGCTGGAAGAGGTCTATCACGAGACCGCCATCGATCCGTGGTTCCTGGCCCAGATCGAGGACATCGTCCGCACCGAAGGCCTGGTCAAGTCGCGCACGCTCGACAGCCTGTCGACCGCCGAACTGCGCTTCCTGAAGCAGAAGGGCTTCTCCGACCGCCGCCTGGCGCGGCTGCTGAAGACCGATGCCAAGGCCGTGCGCGCGGCGCGCATCGCCCAGAACGTGCGCCCGGTCTACAAGCGCGTCGACACCTGCGCGGCCGAGTTCGCCACCAACACCGCCTACATGTACTCGACCTACGAGGCCGAGCATGGCGAGTGCGAGGCCGCGCCGACCGACAAGAAGAAGATCATGGTGCTGGGCGGCGGCCCGAACCGGATCGGCCAGGGCATCGAGTTCGACTACTGCTGCGTGCACGCCGCGCTGGCGCTGCGCGAAGACGGGTACGAGACCATCATGGTCAACTGCAACCCGGAAACCGTGTCGACCGACTATGACACGTCGGACCGCCTGTACTTCGAGCCGCTGACGCTGGAAGACGTGCTCGAGATCGTCGACAAGGAAAAGCCGGTCGGCGTGATCGTGCAGTACGGCGGCCAGACCCCGCTGAAGCTGGCGCTGGACCTGGAGCGCAACGGCGTGCCCATCATCGGCACCAGCCCCGACATGATCGACGCGGCCGAAGACCGCGAGCGCTTCCAGAAGCTGCTGCAGGACCTGGGCCTGCGCCAGCCGCCCAACCGCACCGCGCGCGCCGAGGACGAAGCGCTGCGGCTGGCCGAGGAAATCGGCTATCCGCTGGTGGTGCGCCCGTCGTACGTGCTGGGCGGCCGCGCCATGGAAATCGTGCATGAGCCGCGCGACCTCGAGCGCTACATGCGCGAGGCGGTCAAGGTCTCCAACGACTCCCCGGTGCTGCTCGACCGCTTCCTGAACGACGCCATCGAGTGCGATGTCGATGCCCTGTGCGACGGCAAGCGCGTCTTTATCGGCGGCGTGATGGAGCATATCGAGCAGGCCGGCGTGCACTCGGGCGATTCCGCCTGCTCGCTGCCGCCGTACTCGCTGTCGGCCGAGACCGTGGCCGAACTCAAGCGCCAGACCGCGGCGATGGCCAAGGCCCTGAACGTGGTCGGCCTGATGAACGTGCAGTTCGCGATCCAGCAGAACAATGGCGTCGATACCGTCTACGTGCTGGAAGTGAACCCGCGCGCCTCGCGTACCGTGCCGTACGTGTCCAAGGCCACCGGCATGCAGCTGGCCAAGATTGCAGCGCGCTGCATGGCCGGCCAGTCGCTGGACGCGCAGGGCGTCGGCGACGAGGTGATCCCGCCGTACTACAGCGTCAAGGAAGCGGTGTTCCCGTTCAACAAGTTCCCGGGCGTCGATCCGGTGCTCGGACCCGAAATGCGTTCGACCGGCGAAGTGATGGGCGTGGGCAAGAGCTTCGGCGAGGCCCTGTTCAAGAGCCAGCTGGCCGCGGGCTCGCGCCTGCCGGAGAAGGGCGCCGTGCTGATCACCGTGAAGGACAGCGACAAGCCGCGCGCCGTGGCCGTGGCCCGCATGCTGCACGACATGGGCTACCCGATCGTCGCCACGCGCGGCACCGCCTCGGCGATCGAGGCCGCCGGCATCCCGGTCAAGGTCGTCAACAAGGTCAAGGACGGCCGTCCGCATATCGTCGACATGATCAAGAACGGCGAACTGGCGCTGGTGTTCACCACCGTCGACGAAACCCGCGGCGCGATCGCCGATTCGCGCTCGATCCGGATCTCGGCGCTGGCGCATCGCATTCCTTACTACACCACCATCGCCGGCGCGCGCGCCGCGGTGGAAGGCCTGAAGCACATGCAGAGCCTGGAGGTCTACGACCTGCAGGGCCTGCATGCCTCGCTGGCCTGA
- the greA gene encoding transcription elongation factor GreA: MSTIPITKRGAELLKEELQRLKAVERPAVINAISEARAQGDLSENAEYDAAKEKQAFIEGRILEVEAKLSAAQIIDPTQLDTDGRIVFGATVDLEDLESGNPVSYQIVGDDEADLDAGKISVSSPIARALIGKFEGDVATVLAPGGEREYEVITVRYI, translated from the coding sequence ATGAGCACCATTCCGATTACCAAGCGTGGCGCAGAGCTCCTGAAGGAGGAGCTGCAGCGCCTGAAGGCTGTCGAGCGTCCGGCGGTGATCAATGCCATCTCGGAAGCGCGCGCCCAGGGCGACCTGTCTGAAAACGCCGAGTACGACGCCGCCAAGGAAAAGCAGGCCTTTATCGAAGGCCGCATCCTGGAAGTCGAGGCCAAGCTGTCGGCCGCGCAGATCATCGACCCGACCCAGCTGGACACCGACGGCCGCATCGTCTTTGGCGCCACCGTCGACCTGGAGGACCTGGAGTCCGGCAACCCGGTCAGCTACCAGATCGTCGGCGATGACGAGGCCGACCTCGACGCCGGCAAGATCTCGGTCAGCTCGCCCATTGCGCGCGCGCTGATCGGCAAGTTCGAAGGCGACGTCGCCACCGTGCTGGCCCCGGGCGGCGAGCGCGAGTACGAAGTCATTACGGTTCGCTACATCTGA
- a CDS encoding DUF4149 domain-containing protein: MFSSSYNNLPPLPHRIFLLLTVVWAGSLWTVGYMVAPTLFSVLPSREMAGMIAGHLFHTEAIVGVTSGVLQLVLCNVMIRRGAHRYRGLRWLVLGMLCCVLVGYFGTQPFMGSLKEKALALGVGVSESPYKAQFGMLHGVSSAFYLLQSLLALALVWRASAPRSAGE, from the coding sequence GTGTTCTCCAGTTCCTATAACAACCTGCCGCCGCTGCCGCACCGCATCTTCCTGCTGCTGACGGTGGTGTGGGCGGGCAGCCTGTGGACCGTCGGCTACATGGTGGCACCGACGCTGTTTTCGGTGCTGCCCAGCCGCGAGATGGCGGGCATGATCGCCGGTCACCTGTTCCATACCGAAGCCATCGTCGGCGTGACCAGCGGCGTGCTGCAGCTGGTGCTGTGCAACGTGATGATCCGGCGCGGCGCCCACCGCTACCGCGGGCTGCGCTGGCTGGTGCTGGGCATGCTGTGCTGCGTGCTGGTGGGCTATTTCGGCACCCAGCCCTTCATGGGCAGCCTGAAGGAAAAGGCGCTGGCGCTGGGCGTGGGGGTGTCGGAGTCGCCGTACAAGGCGCAATTCGGCATGCTGCACGGCGTGTCCAGCGCCTTCTACCTGCTGCAAAGCCTGCTGGCGCTGGCACTGGTGTGGCGCGCTTCGGCGCCGCGTTCGGCCGGGGAGTGA
- a CDS encoding YhbY family RNA-binding protein has product MPALQLVPAQRSDLRSRAHALNPVVMVGAEGLTRAVLAEIDRSLAAHDLIKIRVFGDDREARIAIYEEICDQLSAAPIQHIGKLLVVWRPGEARLKENQPEDLGRHTPARRGGAAPRTVTVKKPSAAPNRRPTRKEVTVLGNERVTAGGNVKRARARPTSQKKKSLG; this is encoded by the coding sequence ATGCCTGCTCTACAACTAGTCCCTGCCCAGCGCTCCGACCTGCGCTCCCGCGCCCATGCCCTGAACCCGGTCGTGATGGTCGGCGCCGAGGGCCTGACCCGCGCCGTGCTGGCCGAGATCGACCGCAGCCTGGCTGCCCATGACCTGATCAAGATCCGCGTGTTCGGCGACGACCGCGAAGCGCGCATCGCCATTTACGAAGAAATCTGCGACCAGCTCAGCGCCGCGCCGATCCAGCATATCGGCAAGCTGCTGGTGGTCTGGCGTCCGGGCGAAGCGCGCCTGAAGGAAAACCAGCCCGAAGACCTCGGCCGGCACACGCCCGCCCGCCGCGGCGGCGCCGCCCCGCGCACGGTGACGGTGAAGAAGCCCAGCGCCGCGCCGAACCGCCGTCCGACCCGCAAGGAAGTCACGGTGCTCGGCAACGAGCGCGTCACCGCCGGCGGCAATGTGAAGCGCGCGCGCGCGCGTCCCACCAGCCAGAAGAAGAAGTCCCTGGGCTAA
- a CDS encoding RlmE family RNA methyltransferase produces the protein MAKNKFNHSWLHDHINDPYVKMAQREGYRARAAYKLKEIDEQDKLIRPGQVIVDLGAAPGSWSQYARNKLADSPRARDGRIDGAVVAIDLLPMEPVADVTFIQGDFREESVFRELESVVLDASGGNKIDLVLSDMAPNLSGVASADAARIEYLCDLALEFAQAHLKPEGALLVKCFHGSGYSQIVEKFKRQFKVVAKRKPKASRDKSSETFILGRYLKAVD, from the coding sequence ATGGCAAAGAACAAGTTCAACCATTCGTGGCTGCACGACCACATCAACGATCCGTACGTAAAGATGGCGCAGCGCGAGGGCTACCGCGCGCGCGCGGCCTACAAGCTCAAGGAAATCGACGAGCAGGACAAGCTGATCCGCCCGGGCCAGGTCATTGTCGACCTGGGCGCGGCGCCCGGCAGCTGGAGCCAGTACGCCCGCAACAAGCTGGCCGACTCACCCCGCGCCAGGGATGGCAGGATCGACGGCGCGGTCGTGGCGATCGACCTGCTGCCGATGGAGCCTGTCGCCGACGTCACTTTCATCCAGGGTGACTTCCGTGAGGAATCGGTCTTCCGCGAACTGGAAAGTGTGGTTCTGGACGCCTCCGGCGGCAACAAGATTGACCTTGTTTTGTCGGACATGGCCCCCAATTTGTCCGGTGTGGCCTCCGCCGATGCCGCCCGGATCGAGTACCTGTGCGACCTGGCGCTTGAATTCGCGCAGGCCCACCTTAAGCCGGAGGGAGCATTGCTGGTAAAGTGTTTCCACGGGAGCGGCTACAGCCAGATCGTGGAAAAGTTCAAACGGCAGTTCAAAGTGGTCGCAAAGCGCAAGCCCAAGGCGTCGCGCGACAAGTCTTCCGAAACCTTTATCCTTGGGCGCTACCTCAAGGCAGTGGATTGA